The genomic interval aaacatacaccacttaaaataagtaagtgtcactaaacttgcttaaagaattaagccaacaacatatcattgtcaataagcaaataaatttaaaagacaatgatcacaacaatatgaaccacatgctttcaattcaatcattctcgagaatataacaaaacctaactgaaagcataaacatccaataatcaaaaagtattggcccacaaagtagttcataacatcaacaagtaaattacatataaatgtaatctcaaaagataaaataagaaactcccactaacccaaaggaacaaaagattataaaatgctcATATGAACAACATGTAATCAAACAATATggcacttaatcctttggttagaggatctgctAACAACAACTTGGTTTTTCAATATTCTgtcacaatgtctcctttcttgaccaagtctctaatagtgagatactttatttccatgtgtttagaagcactactaatcttgttattctttgaaaagaaaacagcagcattattatcacaatagattagtataggagaggaaataggatcaactagtcgtatctctaaaaacaaaaattctttaaccatagagcttgcaaagatgcaccATAACATACGACAAATTTAACATATATAGTAGATGATAcgattaaagtctatttaacactttttcaataaataacagcatcaacaaaagtgaaaatatagccagaagttgactttaaatcatctacataaccaccaaaatctgaatctgaataaccaacaacttaaagattgttgacatgcttatacacaagcataaaactcttcgttctttgcaaatatctcaaaacttttttttggctgcaacccaatgatcgaggccaggatcagataaatatctcccaagaacatttactacgaaagctatgtcaggtcgagtgcaaacctgagcatacatcaaactccctactacacttgcataagggatgttcttcattgctcctctttccaagtcgttcttaggacattgctgcttagtgaacttgtcccctttcagaataggaacagaaccagctttacataaatccatgttgaaccttttgagcacacgattaatgtaagcttcttgagataagccaagaacttttcgattcctgtcacgatggatctcaatccccaaaacataggatgcctcttcaagatctttcatatcaaaattggaaggcagaaaatttttggtctcatttaggagtgacaaatcactgctggcaagtaaaatgtcatctacataaagaacaagaaaaatataacgactcccactgatcttcatataaatacactgattaaacttgttctctacgaaaccaaacgatgtcacaaccttgtcaaacttcaagtaccactggcgagatgcctgtttgagaccataaatggatcgtttcaacttgcaaaccaagtgttcttttcctttctccttgtagccttcaggttgagacatatagacttcctcattcaattctccattcagaaaagcagttttaacatccatttgatgcaactctaaatcaaaatgcgcaactaaggccataataattctgaatgaatctttagtggaaacaggtgagaaagtttcagtgtaatcaataccttctctttgagtaaagcctttagccactaaacgcgctttaaacctttcaatctgtccctttttatcccttttagcctttaaaatccacttacaacctattggtttgaaaccatcaggtaataaaactagctcccatacaccatttttcttcatggagtcgatctcatcatccgtagctgctaaccattttgaagattgtggactattaagtgcttcactaaaagtgacaggatccacaaaatgatcaatatcatattctccttctccaagataaacaaaattatcatgacactttgttgacttcttttgtctctgagatcttcttagaggaggtacttctggaataacttctctttgttgatcattgttttgaataacatcttccacaactggaatttcttcaataacaggattctcattaacaataggagcttcatcattaataggcccttcatcaataataggaccttcatcatcttcgatatcgggagcaacgtattcatcaacaatgggagcattaccaactggagtaggatggagactactataatcatctcttgaaaatgacataggaatacaaattcctttagatgactcccccatttcaagagatgttgaaggaattttctcagcaacatcaaattccagaaatttagcagtctgagattcaacaattcgcgtaccacgagtgggacagtaaaagcgatagccttttgagcgcattggataaccaatgaaataacggcgatttgttctcggatctaactttttcaaattaggatcataaatctttacttcgaatttggacaaccccatactcgaagatgatttagactaggcttccgccaggtccacaactcaaaaggggtcttgggagcagtttactgggaacacgatttaaaatataagttgcagtcataagtgcttcaccccataaaaactctggaagatttgttctactcatcatacttctaaccatatccatgagagtgcgatttctcctttcagcaacgccattttgctctggtgaaccaggcatagtgtattgagcaactataccattttcttgtaagtactctgcaaaaagccccatgtgttgtcagttacgtataacgaccataatattctcctccacgatcagaatgaacaactttgatgactcttcctaattgtttctcaacctcatttcgaaaaattttgagtttatcaagggcgtcagatttttctttaattaaataggtgaatccataacgagaaaaatcatcaataaaagtgataaaatacttatttctgcacaacgtggtggaataaggaccactgatgtccgtgtggataatttccaataaagattgactgcggtttgcagtcttctttcttgttttagtcaattttccacgagtacaatcaacacaagtatcccaatcagaagcatcaagaggaggaagtatttcagatttaattaaacgatcaaccctttctctggaaatatgacccaatcttttgtgccataacaataaggatgtttccttaatatgaggtcttttacccacagtattcacaacattaaaagaggaatctaaaggagccaatgacaacttgtaaagaccatcagaataaaagcaatttccaataattcgagagtcaagcataatgtcaacattatcatttgcaaaattaaaagaatatccttgtttaaccaaaagcggaagcgaaactaaattccttttaaaagtaggaatcaaGAAATTACTGTTCAAAATAATCTGAAcactaaactgtaattcaagaataagtgTGCCAACATAGATAACATCAACTCCAACATAAGTGCCACTTTAAGTtttgactccctctcacttatcTTCTTGAGATCCCATAGCCTTTGGTTGTAGTtgtttcttttcatattttctttatcctttattgggcttgagttgagaaacaaagtgagaagactcattcttttcattttgttagcttgcttgtttcagctacacactgagaaattagatcactaaaaatcCATGTTTTATTATAAGTGTTTAGGCAGTCTTGATtaggctgaaagaggcaggaagagcatgaagagctcgatgaataatgaaagagtcaggaagaggaatattatgatcttttaacttggactgaacattcaccaatttcagaataaaatctcgcactccttttaattcatcatacttaatggttgtcattgcATTCATAAGATGTCCAACTGCAGCGATTTCACTAGTGTGAAATAGTTTTTCTTTGCTttgaaatattcattagcatttgtggtgtttggcaaaccaccaaaagatgttcaggaattaaaCGTTTCACAGCAATGAGACTAAGctgatttgaattttttcaatgtGCATGAATAATTTTTGGGCAACAATTCTgatattagaataagatcagcagatttttcttctcgaaggcataagtccaaatctattatgcctaaagtaattttcacatctcgtttccatgtcttaaagttggaagcattcaaaatatggatggaagcattattgttgttcacagaaaaggagactgaaaaattcaaaaaattaaaacttgaataagcaatatgagcaatgcattagaaaatattgtagagtcaactggtcattataaactcccctttggggtgagaatataacacacacatgatctaccttcatgaagttaacaacaaagaaaaaatacatatcatttaagaattttattacctttgggcaaataaatttcttaaaaatatatattaattcaagcaaaaaataataataaatttatatatttaaattattacctttgggcaaataattaaaatatatatatttaatattaactcacttcatggaatgtgaactaatatatgtaaatactacctttgggcaagtaattacacatatagtcaaccaaaagatataatattttcttcaacatgtgaaatttggtgataaaacaatcattgaaaattaataattttcaaccaaatttccaaaagagatatattattgcttttattatattgataatcaaaaaataaagtgtccaccataacacattatttttgtatcaaacaaccaagttttataacttttgaacaacaaataattaaaagatgtgaaataaaaaaaaataggtggagattacatagtcaaaataaattaaacaagagagtgactatgtcatatgggacgagaagaaactcaaaaaattttctatgatttacgaatttcgaaaaattatcaaaaattatttttaataattttttaactacataattatcattaaaataataataattattaaacggagtcaaaaaattaattaaaaatcatagaaaaatcagaaatttaattttaagcacgatggaaaaaaaaaacgtcGAAAACGGACCTCCCAGCCGGccccacgcgcccccacgcgccgcctgcgcgagtgggcttcgcggcTGGGAGTTGTCTTCTTCCTCCAGCACTGCAGATGGATCCAGCAGTcgggtcacgcgacccggtTCCTCCAATTCGGGTCTGCAACAGTTTTCCGGCCAAAAATTCGTCGAAAGGTGGGGATTTTGGATGGGTTTCGATTGGGAATCAATTTCTAGTTGATTTACACTATTAATTTCgtgtattaaaaaataaatgggtAGATCTATGGCTAAAATCAATTTCAAATTAGAAgaacacaaaagaaaaaaaaaaaaaaaattgtaatgctAATCTTATATAAatccgaaattaattatgtaggaACATTCTTAAACAATTAAGAATGAGAAATCTATTatcaattttagatcaaaaacaataaaatcaaaatacacaaaatataatttcatattataatcatataaaccctaaaactttaaatttaaaattctcttaatatacacaatgatttcatgcatataatatatcaatagaacgagaatttaataataaacaaaacccctaaagttttaagatttaaaaacaaaaaattgcacataaaataataacaaaattcatatgtaattatagataattaacatatgcaaattaattatactaattataggttctaaatcatatacaataggcaatctgataccacatgttagaaaaattaataatatacccaagatctatttgtatataacatagaacacaatagtagtatatgataattgagtgtgtgtacctgattgatccatagcaattatctctgtttgatccacagcagttactccaatttgatagtgcaatactatcaactaagtcttcctccctagatctctaaatcagaagcagtttattttctctgattatcaaaaggtatacaattgtgatgagacaatatgtatttatagagttagggaggggacttagctacaaaaccctagttgggtgggctcgctcatcaaaggcttcagtcaactagaaaagcccacacttctgcttcacctagactttactcacagatgctaagcccattaacaattgatcaccaacaacatgggctaacacagcaaagaactatccaatcaacccaagttttaataaaaccaataaaacttaatgtaagcccaaataaaagtctaacaattaagccatatatatatctatacaaGAAGGTTTATATGTTAGTAGTtaattgtgtgtgtgtgtgtttgttTGTAGGCATTGGTAGTTAACTTTCAGAGTTATATCAACAAGATGACTAGATGACTGTTGTTCTCTCGATTGATGAAAGTGTCATTCCAGATCCTCATCAACTATGTGGTGACATTGTAGAATTGCTCAATCTCCTAAAACACTCTGTAGTTGAGAAATATCGGTCTTAAACTACTGTTAtggaataataaatattttaagaaactagctaataaattaattaggtgTTCTGTTTCTAAAATTTCTCTTTTCAATAACAAATATGAAAAAGAATAGTATATTGAGAAAATGTAATGTTAGAAGAATGTTTACTTAGAAACCAATGAAAGTCATCATGTTGAGTGTTCCTTTTTTTGTTCTATTATTATAACataatctattctatataaaatgtctaCTGGCTATAGGTGTAAGGTGATGATACAAGCTGGAGATCCAAATGACGACGATGGTGGTGGTGCGCAAGCAATTTATCATAATCCACATGATTGGTGCATTAGTGTGCAATTGTATTTTGTGCTTTCATTCTTGAGTCTTGTTGTTCCTTTTGTGTTGAGATGGTATTTTGTTGAGCAAAGTTCAGTCAATTGGAGAAAAAGAAACTCTCATTCATGTACAAGCAATTCAGCTGTTTTGTATCCCAAAGATCCTGTTAAATTTACTACTTTTTTCACCTAAACAAAAAGTATTGATCACCTACTCTTTTAAGGTAATGATTGTTCTTTAGGGATTCATATAATTGAATCTTTTTTTCTTCACTACcttttttaataactaaaaaaatatgtatttaacTTTTAATCTGTAAATCTTTAATATAGCATTGCTTGAAATTTGTGTGCATGTTTCAGGAAGAATATTGTTGGTCAGTATTATGGCCACACATCCTTCACTCTTCCTAGGCTCTTTTGAGTTGTAAAACCCAATGGACGAAAAATGGAGAAAAAATTatcaatgaaaaataaactaGCCATGCGTATTTCACTCTTCACCAATTTCTCtaaattttttctataattACTGCCAAATTCTTAAGAAATTTCCAAGTTGGTGTATTTCACTCTTCACCAATTTctctaaataataaattaaattatataattatttattgaattattctcaattatattataaaacatTTAACAAGTATACGTGCAGCTttcttctagtatatatatatatatatatatatatatatatgtataatttgatGGTGACGTACGTGTGAATTAATTTTTAGGTAATGTGattgaaaatttatttatttattactggCTTTAAGAAAAACGTGATAAGTGATTAAATTTTGGTAGATAGGAGTTCTAGTGCACTAGTTATTAGGAAGAATTTCATAAGCCACAGATTGTTATAAATACAATCACAACCTCATTCAACCTCATTCAAACTGATataaagaaaaggaaaagaaaaatgaaatacTCTTATTATTTGTGGCTGTTCACTACCATTACAGCATTGTTGGTAGTAGGAATTAGGTCCAATCCTCCAGGTGGAGAGTGTGGAAAACAACATGAATATGCTCTCTGTGATGACGGCTATTGTTGTAGTAACGCTGGATACTGTGGTCAGACAGATGAGTATTGTGCCCCTGAAAACTGCCAAAGCCAATGTCGAACCCCATCTcccccaccaccaccacctccgccCTTCACGCCACCACCTCCGGTTTCTCCCGATGATGTTAGTCACATCATTACTTCCTCGCTTTTCGAGAAGATGCTCAAAAATCGAAATGATCCTCGATGCAAAAGTAAAGGCTTCTACACTTACGACGCCTTCATAACTGCTGCTAGAAAATTTCCTGGATTTGGTACTACTGGCTCTCTTGAAACTCGTACAAGAGAACTAGCTGCGTTCTTTGGCCAAACTTCTCACGAAACCACAGGTATATATATTGGTTAATTTATCCATGACATGTGATGTGATTTAAGTAATATAACAGACTAATTTTAGTCTAACTGTAGCATCAGATTATAGATATAGCtgatatataatttttccaCTTAAAAAACAGAGAATTAATCCATACagataatataattttcctataaaGATTTGTTGATTATGTTTGTGAATCACAGGAGGATGGTCATCTGCTGATCAGGGAGGACCTTATGCCTGGGGATATTGCTATATCATAGAACAAGATGATCAATCTCCGCATTGCGTCGACAGCCTAGAATGGCCCTGTGTTCCTGGCGAATTCTACTATGGTCGTGGACCCATCCAGATCAGTTAGTAAGTCATCAAGTTTTACATAATACAtacataagtatatatatatatatatgtatatataccatGCATGCGTGTCATTTATGGAGTTGTACTATgtgctttatatatgttttaataCTTTTTAGTACGTACGACGTACTTTTGTGACGACAAAATCAGCAACTACAATTACGGACCAGCTGGTAAAGCACTCGGATTGGACCTATTAAGATACCCAAAGCTAGTTGAAAATGACACAGTTGTTTCATTCGAGACAGCTATATGGTTTTGGATGACTCCACAGTACAACAAACCATCCTCCCATGCCGTAATTGTGGGCGAGTGGAAACCAACAGCGATTGATGTGGCTGCTAATCGACTTCCCGGCTATGGTGTGATCACTAACATAATCAACGGAGGTGTGGAGTGCGGCCACGGTGTTGATGACCGGGTCATAGATAGGATTGGCTTCTATGAAAGGTACTGCCTTATACTAGGAGTAAGCACTGGGGACAATTTGGACTGTTACAATCAAAGTCCTTTCAATTATGGCGTCCTCAAAATGTCTGCTGATGAATAGACATTATTTGAGTACTAGTCATATATGTACAATCATGTATGATATGTACGTACTGTATGTTAGCTTGCCTATATACAGCTTATCATATATAGTACGTACTTCAATAATAAGTTATAATAATAAGTGAGTTTGTTGCTTTGTTACaaccatatatttgttcttctttttttttcctctatATTTAGAATACTCGTCCCATTTACAGGGGCAATGAACATCTTCAGTCAAATAATGGTATCCCAAACCATGTCCATCCGATAAAAATTTAACacatcatttatttttatttaatatattcattttaattcattttactTTTCATTGGtttatgaatttaaaatagaaataatgtATCTTAAATAcgaataaatagaaagtaactGAAAactgcaaataattatgaagaTATATTTCAACCAAAAAGTTATGAAgtatatgttattattattttttttcttaaacaaAAATTCCTATAGGACAACATTCatttaaagaaaaatcaaatagagataaattttttataaatattaataattatgcggatgtttaaatttttctttgtaattaCAAGAATAAGACTTTTCCAGAGGCATTTCAATAAAAGGGACtagaataatataataatacagGCGGTAGTTGTTGAAAATTTGTCTCTGAAATTCTCTTAAAAATTTTAGATAATGTAGATCTTTTAGAAAATCGAATTGACACTTTTCTCTCGAGCCTTGTCTGCCCTTTAATTGCTCTGTGGCAGTTAGTTCCTTATTTCTTTTTAACTGTCTTTTATTGCATTTTAACTGTCTTGGTTTGCATTTCCCCCTCTTTATTCGAATATAACTGTTCCCGCCTGCTTCCTCATGcaattttttcttcatttctggGTTCATCTAATGGAGAACTTCATCCCAACCATGTCTGATGCATTGTCAATTCGAGAAAGAGAGGTCATTAACTTGTCCAACTTAAACATCCCTCCTCCTAGACCTGTCATTAATCGACTGATCTGTaggatattttctaaaaaaggaTACAACCCAAAAACTCTTAAGAACTTCATTACCAAACAATGGGTTGGTCGTTTTGCTGTTGCCATTTCGGATTATGATGCCTCTACGGATTCATATACAGTTTCTTTTGGTTGTGAAGGAGATCTTAAGAGAGTGTTGGCTAAAGAACCATGGAATTTCCACAACCTGCATATGATCCTATGTCCACCAAGTGTTCTGCAAAATGCTACTTTGGAAAGTTACACTCTTACTCCTTTTTGGATTCAAGTGTTCCGACTGCCTTTTCTTAGTAAAACTGAAGCACTAGCAAAAATCCTTGGCAATATGATCGGGAAGTTCCTTGAAGTATTTGAAGATTCTCTAAATGAAGGGTGGGGGCCTTTTCTTCGAATGCGTGTTGAAATTGATGTCTCAAAACCTCTTTTACGTGGTCAATTGGTTACCTTTCCTTGGATGAATGATGAACTATGGATCGATTACTGTTATGAAAGACTTCCTGACTTTTGCTACGAGTGCGGAATCATTGGTCATGTTTTTGACAAATGTTCTCTGTTTTTAGAAAATTTGGATGAAGGTGTTGAACCAAATCTGCCATATGGTCCATGGATGGAAGGATCTTCCCTTCCAAGATCTAGTTACGATCGCTACAGACAAGACTTTTCTAAGGAGGGTCCTTGGCCTTTTCTCACTCGCCTGGCTCGTAATACAATCAATCCGATTCTTGAGCACCCGCGACATCTTCCTGCTGCCCCTGCCAATGTTACTTCTTCTGAGAAAGGCAAACAAGTATTAGATGCCACAAACATCATAGAATCCAATAACATGAATTTGCACTCTTTGCAACTTACTGGTGTCTCTTCTCAATCTCCCAAAAGGCTCTCTATTAAGGACCATGCTTCTTCATCATGTTCTAAAGAAATTCCAATTGATAAGTTATCTCCTTCAACTCACGGTGGATTTTCTACTCCTGCTTCTACTACTGAATATACCTCTCGAAGTACAACAATATGCCCCACGGTACCACATATAACACCTAATATTCATTCATCACTACCTTCTCCACCAGTGGCCACATATCCTCCCCTTACATCTACACACTTCAAAAAACCAATATCTCTTTCTATGCAAATCCCTCCAGCCTATATCCACATGTCCACGGAATTCAATACAAGTTCCACAATGTCTTCTTCCACTGTTATCTCAGCGTCTACTGCTGCAACTTCACCACCTGTCACTGAGAACCGTATGTCCTCTCTTTTCACCAAACGACAACTCTCAACCTCCGGCGGGAATGTCCGTAATGTGCTGAAAAGATGTCGCACAAGAGGTTCTCCACTAGCTGATACTACTAACACCAACCCGCTTCAACAATCGGATTCTTCTTCTGAATTTCCAGATAATTCACGGATCGATGAGGATTGTGACGCTTACTTGGCGAAGGCTGCTACACAGCCTCGCCAATCACCATGAATGTCATCTCATGGAATGCTCGGGGCTTGAGTAACCCGAGAGCATTCCGTCAATTACGTTTACTCACCTCTCAGTGTAATCCcgatgttatttttattatggaGTCTAAATTAAAGTTAGGATCTATTACTAAGTTTAGAAATGCTTTAAAATTTCCTAATGGTATTGAAGTTCCTAGAGTAGGTCTAAGTGGtggtattttatttat from Cannabis sativa cultivar Pink pepper isolate KNU-18-1 chromosome 4, ASM2916894v1, whole genome shotgun sequence carries:
- the LOC133037228 gene encoding endochitinase-like, producing the protein MKYSYYLWLFTTITALLVVGIRSNPPGGECGKQHEYALCDDGYCCSNAGYCGQTDEYCAPENCQSQCRTPSPPPPPPPPFTPPPPVSPDDVSHIITSSLFEKMLKNRNDPRCKSKGFYTYDAFITAARKFPGFGTTGSLETRTRELAAFFGQTSHETTGGWSSADQGGPYAWGYCYIIEQDDQSPHCVDSLEWPCVPGEFYYGRGPIQISYNYNYGPAGKALGLDLLRYPKLVENDTVVSFETAIWFWMTPQYNKPSSHAVIVGEWKPTAIDVAANRLPGYGVITNIINGGVECGHGVDDRVIDRIGFYERYCLILGVSTGDNLDCYNQSPFNYGVLKMSADE